The sequence below is a genomic window from Meles meles chromosome 3, mMelMel3.1 paternal haplotype, whole genome shotgun sequence.
tctctgtgtgtcaaataaataaataaaatcttaaaaagaaaggaaaagaaaagataaaagatttcAAGATGAGTAAATAATTCACTCCCATATGTTCAGGTATTTTTCAAACTACTGCTTCTATGCTGTAACTGCATGGGCTAATTGTAATGCTATGTCTTTAAGAACAGGGACTCACCTTACTAATGCCATTGGGGCTCTCACAGAgctgagctttatttttaaaatcccagacTTTAATTTCTACTAACTTAAAGAACTCATGAGTCAGCCCCTCTTTCTTTCAAAGTCAAATGTTATGACAAGTTGTCTTCCCATGTGAGATCCCAGTGGGATAACCTGTTAATCACTCTTCCCCTACTATCTTGGGGAAGAGTGGTCATGGTTTGTTTTGCTCATCAAACATCTTCCTGGCTTTGCTATATTCTTCAAAGTGACCTCTTCTCTAACTTTATTTGTGGAGTTTCCTCTGTCATTCTATGGGTCCTTCTCTCGGTTATTTATGCTGTTGGGAGTGTTACCTAGTTGCATCCATGGGATGAAGTCAGTTAATGGCCTTTTTACTTTGTCATCTTCCCAGTCTCCCTAAggcattttaaacttttattcttcCACTTGGGGATGCTTGAGCAAAATAGTGAGGGTTGCAATATACATTGTTTATAGAAGATCTGGAGAAGAGTCTGCtctcataagaaattaaaatggaagtttGAAAGTAATGATAATGGAGGAATGTAATAATTAATACTATCTATTTATACCTGATGTAATTAGGCAATAAACACTTGTACTTTTCTAAGTCCACACCATGAACTGATAACTGATTTTCAGGAAGGTTTATTCAGCAAAGTAGGACACAGTGACAAGAAGGAAATCCAGCTTAACaacatgggaggaaaaaaaaaagttacagttatttatatatttctgaaaGGATAATGTAACTTTGAATGAAAACATAAACACTTTCCATGTATTACTAAATTTATTCATATTATGAACCAAATGAATATTTGAACTGACATAAATTTTTGTTCAGTCTTTGCAAAAGAACTTtgtttacatttaattaaaatagtatgtttAATATGAGAATTTATGAAGGGCATAGAATTATTCATATCCTACtcacatagatatagatattttctttttgttatttcattaattcattacagaatattttgaatgtaaatgccTACCACCATAGCCTATAGCTTTATGAAACAACATAGAACTTCTTTCTCCAAATAGGAAACTTTATTTACGTAAGAAATAGGGTACTTCCTGAAAACTTCACAATTGCactaatttttttggaaaaaaaagtaaaaagcatattttttatgtattgcaagtgtttttctctttttctagggAAACCAAATAGAATATGGAAAATTACAACCAAACTTTAACCAATTTCCTTTTATTGGGGTTGTTTCCACCGTCAAGTATTggcctctttctttttattctcattgcacttattttcttaatggctCTTTTTGGCAATCTATTCATGATCATCCTTATTCTCTTGGATACCcatctccacacacccatgtattttctacttagtcagctctccctcatggacctgaactacatCTCCACCATTGTCCCCAAGATGGCTTCcaattatctctctggaaacaagtcTATCTCACTTATTGGTTGTGGGGTTCAGAGCTTCTTCTTCTTGACTTTAGCCTTTGCAGAAGCACTACTCTTGACATCTATGGCCTATGACTGTTATGTGGCCATTTGTCTTCCTCTTCACTATCCTGTTCACATGAACAAAAAAGTCTGTGTGCTAATGATAATAGGATCATGGACAATAGGGTCTATCAACTCCTGTGCTCACACTGTATATGCCCTCCAAATCCCTTATTGCCAATCCAGAGCCATCAACCACTTTTTCTGTGATGTCCCTgccatgttgactctggcctgcatggacGCCTGGGTCTATGAGTACACAGTGTTTGTAAGCACCACACTCTTGATTGTGTTTCCCTTCATTGGCATTGTATGTTCCTATGGCCGGGTTCTCTTTGCCATCTGTCGCATGCAGTCaacagaggggaggaagaaggcttaTTCGACCTGCAGCACCCACCTAACTGTGGTAACTTTCTACTATGCACCCTTTGCTTACACTTATTTATGCCCAAGATCCCTCTGATCTCCAACAGAGGACAAGGCTCTGgctgtcttctacaccatcctcACCCCCATGCTTAATCCcatcatctacagcctgagaaacaaggaggtgaTAGGTGCCTTGAGAAGACTAATTCAGAGGATGTGCTCTATAAAAACGTAGAGTAAGTTCTCATTAGTCCTTTAGCCTCAGAAGTAGATCACTTCTACCTTGTATACTCCTTAAGAACACTGATACTCCAAGATTGAAGAGAAGGACTAAAACAATCtagaagattaaaataattgAGATCTGACCAGATAGTTATATATTTCTAAAcacttgttctgtttttgttatggtaatttttagtaaatataaAGGACATAGTATTTCCTCTATCTTGTTTGCAGGTTTttctaatatgtagaaattataaTAGGGATTGCCCAACTTGATGATATCATTCAATATCATAGTTCTACTGTACTTTATATCCCAAAGTGACTAAAATAATGCAAAGAACAATAAATGCCATCACCTTGGTCATTTTATTGATAaccaaaatattgttttatttctattatagtGTATTCTTAACTGATGCATGTCATTTGTTTTATCTCCAAGTTTTCAGGACAGGTGATAGACATAGAGGTTTGTCAGAGACTTCTCATAAATTAGAATTTCTTACATCACTAGggaggaaatataaaaaagtttgcatcattttggggtgtctggatggctcagtaatttaagtgtctgccttaagctcaggtaatgtttccaggatcctgagctcaaggtcctgcttctccctctccctctgatgtttcccatgcatgtgctctctctgtgtcaaaaaataagataaaataaattaataaaataaaataaataaaataaaatccttggaaAAAATTTCTATCTTTTATGAGAGGATCTCTGAGATAGTTTGggtgattattttttaagttttatgtattttagaaagagagtgaaagagaaggagagagatcaggGACAGGGTAcaaaagggaggggagaaaaacacaagcagactccgtgttgagtgtggagcccaacatgggggctGGATTTTCCTACCCTGAGATattgacttgagccaaaaccaggagtcaaatACCTAACTAACCATGCCACCCCAGGAACCCCAATCTaggtggttcttttctttttaagattttagttatttgagatagagtgaggaagagaaagacagcatgaaaagggagtggggagggagaagcagaccctcccagttgggcaggaagcctgttgcTGGGTTTAATCCCGGGACCCCAGTTTCACGACCTatcctgaaggcagatgtttaaccaactgagccactcaggtacacctaatctaattctttttttaaaaaggttttattattcatttgacagagagagacacaacaagagagggaaaatgAGCAGGGGGGGGctggaaaaaggagaagcaggcttcctgccaagcagagatcccaataCAGGCctagatcccagtaccctgggatcatgacatgagctgaaggctgGCACTTAATGACTGATTCACTCAGTCACCCCTAATTCTTAAGGGAGAAATCTAAAGGATATATAATTAGAGTTGGAGAAATACAAAATGGGCTGTAGAAGAATGGTAgctactttaaaattatttaaaaaattaatctgtgcaaattaataaatcaaaaaaCTCTTGAATGATTCCTTAATATATGCTAAAATTGTATATCTCATATAACCACTGTTATAAACTTATAACATAATACTTGCAATGAAAATGTTATGCTCCATTTGCTAGTCTCATAATTCTAGAAGATTAGCTTTGGGGGTTTGTTTGGCATCAACATTTGCACTTCAGTATTTTGAACAGCTATACTTGCTCGGTCATTTCCCTACAAAATTCCTGTCATTAATACCACTTTAACTTAATAATGGATAAAGGTCCATTACTATCAGGAGAGACTCTACTATACTCTTTATTTTCTAAGGATATGTGGGAAGAAGGAAACTAGAATTATCATCTAAGAAGCCATGGGTTATCCCAATGACAAAAATGGTGGATGAGTCACGTATTAGACTTGAAAATTATCACTCTTTCCCGAAATAGGTGATCCATATTTTAGAAAACATGATATGAATTGTAGgtttttatacaaaaaataatttaacatttagaAAGTTCTTGACTATTAACTGATTAAAAGCTTTACTTTGGAATGACACAGGTATGACTGCTTATCGTCTAATATATcatagaaatttttttcattataaggaATTGCATGATATTATAGCAATACTTAAAACAAACAGTTTCATGATTTTGAAATGATTGCCTCATACCACAAAATTTAAATCTCAAATACGGAGAAAAGATGATATTTATGACTTAGTATCAATAACCAAATACTTCTAAGCATTTACTGTTTTATCACttacttaaaatatgatttagaatACGATTAGCTAAAGTTCTAAGCtgaagcatatttatttattaacaaaaattttaattagaaacaattatgatttaaaaagagtaataggggggagtcaagatggcgtggaagtaggaggaggcaccatttcaacctgtaccctaaagtgagctgattacctaccaaagaactccgaccacccatgaaatcagcctgagatcagaattatacacgtctggatctctacaggagcagaagacgccagtggcaggtaaagcagactgggaacgtccgaagataaacaaaagggggagggagccaccagaggtgacctatcggaaagtaacaccccaacacgagagtgctctgcgtctggggaccagcattaacttggagtctggttgaaagcactcaaaaaacaaacagcaaaggatcgccggggtgggggggggggtaatagtgggaacctgggcagttagggtcagggacctaagtccccggacccaggacagcctcccctggcgcggagccagagagagtgcggcggagaaatcaggtctccgtccatgagcagccagtgcacctgaacgccagcgcgcccgagaacgagtggggtctggctcccgtgaggggctgggagcctggccagacggcaatcctgaaacgcgcgcgtcccacaccctcccttgggaaaggtgctcataggcgctagcctggagctctggcagccagaaaaacagacattcccagctcgggacagcgggaaaatctcagtgcgcgatctctgctctgaacctctctggcggtctggagctgcctagacagccaccgctgccctggttttgggtacaacgaggagctcctgcatccccagggacagtgactcagaaccgactctgccagcagcttttgcaaaacagtctgaggcttctctctgagagggaggttggggtgctgtttgctctcctctaaacctccaaaaaccatcaaaagctgtcaaggcgagagaaagcagatgaaagaacataaaaacccccagagaacaaaaggctgaaaaaaaacagtttcctgaaaaaaaaaagagctcacccccttgaggggagcgggaggacctaactcagggaacatcattgtctgaaaacccacgtggcaggcccctcccccagaaaaccaaccaggaaggaagaaaaaaaaaaaaagactacaagagaacaatcaccactacttcataaatacaacttttatttttaactctttaccaatattctggttctttttaaattttttaacctattttttatactttttataattttttaacctatttaccatcacactgagatgtccagtacatcaaattctttaataaccttctaacctgaactttttgatacatatacccgtgtttttcttttgtttttctattttttaattctttttaattttaacttagtttagtctagtttattcttttttaatttttattttctactatacatatagagttaaacttcaaggtaatcccctttccccaatcaatgctacccctataagcaaaccagtttctaatccccctgtaacttaggaaagttgagtcccttaacaaaaacatcaagataccttcaggaagaatcaaaataaccttcctcacccacactgagaatctataaccattctcccaatttttccttctgtcagtgtttctgtgaatttgtgtttgtcctaataatatataaaccttatacttggggttctttctgatgaggttcttcccttttttttgcttatatatacatacttttttctcttgtcatatacttttatcactctttttgtctgtctgtttttgtttgtatactccacaaatcttaccttgtggcccatttgggctgagccttctcttttatcttccctttttttcctatctctctctctcttttttttttccttttttttcctttttttccctcttttctttccccttttttttctttcttcttctctatttctttttcttttcttttttctctcatttgggtggggaatcctgattgcacagaagcattccagggtgaacattgactgcaccacaatcgataagtccagctgcatctgtttagtcatctcttaccaaaatgactaggaggaggaatacccaacagaagaaaaatacagaggatgggccttctgcaacagagctaatggctatcgacatagacaatatgtcagaaaaggaattcaggcaaTAGctattcaggcaatagctaggttggagaaagccatggatgaccaaacagaattgattagggcagaactgaaagccaccagggatgatgttcacaatgttagggcagaactgaaagccaccagggatgatgttcaaaatgctctcaatgagttccaatccaatctaaattctctaaaagctagggtaactgagacagaagatagaattagtgatctggaggacaaacagatagagagaaaggatcaggaggaagcctggaacaaacagctcagaagccacgaaaacagaatcagggaaataaacgatgccatgaaacgttccaacgtcagaattattggaatccctgaaggggaagaaaaagaaagaagtctagaagatatagtggaggaagttgtctatgaaaattttcccaatctcacgaatggaaacgttcatgtactagaggcagaaagatttcctcccaagattttagattctcgaaagtcctcacggcaccttatcgttaaaatggggaattatgtttcaagagagaccctcttaaaagcagctaggacaaagaagcttcttacatacagaggaaagcccattagaataacgtcagacctttccacagagacctggaaagccaggaagggctggcaaaatatattcagagtactaaatgagaagaac
It includes:
- the LOC123938961 gene encoding olfactory receptor 2L5-like produces the protein MASNYLSGNKSISLIGCGVQSFFFLTLAFAEALLLTSMAYDCYVAICLPLHYPVHMNKKVCVLMIIGSWTIGSINSCAHTVYALQIPYCQSRAINHFFCDVPAMLTLACMDAWVYEYTVFVSTTLLIVFPFIGIVCSYGRVLFAICRMQSTEGRKKAYSTCSTHLTVVTFYYAPFAYTYLCPRSL